A portion of the Lysinibacillus timonensis genome contains these proteins:
- a CDS encoding M15 family metallopeptidase, protein MIFIKDELLKPIVSIQPFNQVDLEFFESKEPLIRVQEIPNRLFLKPIYYMQSIPESLKFIYLRKGVYERLKRALELLPQRYSLILFDGYRPYQVQASLFQLFFENIKNRNENLSDEEVVKETLKYVAYPSLMPEQTSPHISGGAIDLTIGNSNGEELDLGTMFDEISDKSATQYFELNSKENEVALINRRILFNCMTTAGFQNYHEEWWHFDYGNRAWAIRSGSTIVHYGPILAEVKNNDIKEYQFK, encoded by the coding sequence GTGATATTCATTAAAGATGAGTTATTAAAACCAATCGTTTCCATTCAACCATTCAATCAAGTGGACCTTGAATTCTTTGAAAGTAAAGAACCCCTTATACGAGTACAAGAAATACCCAATCGATTATTCCTAAAACCAATTTACTACATGCAAAGCATACCAGAGAGTTTAAAATTTATTTATTTGCGTAAGGGAGTTTATGAGCGCTTGAAAAGAGCGTTGGAATTGTTACCTCAACGTTATAGCCTTATCTTGTTTGACGGATACCGACCGTATCAAGTGCAGGCATCATTGTTTCAATTATTTTTTGAAAATATAAAAAATAGAAATGAAAATTTGTCAGACGAAGAAGTAGTTAAAGAAACATTGAAATATGTTGCTTATCCAAGTTTAATGCCTGAACAAACTTCACCACATATTTCAGGTGGTGCTATTGATTTGACAATTGGTAATTCAAATGGGGAAGAACTAGATTTAGGAACAATGTTTGATGAAATTAGCGATAAGTCTGCAACACAGTATTTTGAACTGAACAGTAAGGAAAATGAAGTTGCTTTAATTAATAGAAGAATTTTATTTAACTGTATGACGACTGCAGGGTTTCAAAATTATCATGAAGAATGGTGGCATTTCGACTATGGAAATCGGGCTTGGGCAATACGTTCCGGTTCCACTATAGTCCATTACGGTCCTATCCTTGCAGAAGTTAAAAACAACGACATAAAGGAGTATCAATTCAAATGA
- a CDS encoding dipeptide epimerase, translated as MKIIDIKLFEVEAPLISPFKTALRTVNRIQNIGVQVITDEDVIGLGEATPTAAITGETKSSIENAIIDYIKPAIMGMNIDELSPIMEKINASIYKNTSAKAAVDMAIYDLFAKKLNAPLYKVLGGFRQELQTDLTISVNDTPEMINDCLNAVKRGFQILKVKVGKDPNGDAERIIQIRHAVGRNITLRVDANQGWTPKQAVKIIGKMEDAGVDIELVEQPVHYADLKGLQYVTANTQTNILADESVFSAQDAIKIIEMRAADLINIKLMKTGGIYQAQKLCHVAEANGIECMIGCMLETKIGVSAAAHFAASQKNITMVDLDGPLLCLKDPVVGGPHFNNQLIKMSDGPGIGFS; from the coding sequence ATGAAAATTATCGACATTAAACTTTTTGAGGTCGAAGCACCATTAATTAGTCCATTTAAAACAGCCCTTCGAACAGTAAATCGTATTCAAAATATTGGGGTGCAGGTGATAACTGATGAAGATGTAATTGGATTAGGTGAAGCTACACCAACAGCCGCCATTACTGGGGAAACAAAATCATCGATTGAAAATGCCATAATAGACTATATTAAGCCTGCCATTATGGGTATGAATATCGATGAACTGTCCCCAATTATGGAAAAAATAAATGCATCTATTTATAAAAATACAAGTGCAAAAGCAGCAGTTGATATGGCGATTTATGATCTGTTTGCTAAAAAGCTAAACGCACCATTGTATAAAGTGTTAGGAGGCTTTCGTCAAGAACTACAAACGGATCTTACCATTAGTGTTAATGACACTCCTGAGATGATAAATGATTGTCTAAACGCAGTAAAGCGCGGATTCCAAATTCTTAAGGTTAAGGTGGGAAAAGACCCCAACGGTGATGCAGAGCGCATTATTCAGATAAGACACGCTGTTGGTCGGAATATAACGTTACGTGTTGATGCTAATCAAGGTTGGACACCAAAACAAGCAGTAAAAATCATCGGTAAAATGGAAGATGCAGGTGTTGATATCGAATTAGTTGAGCAACCCGTCCATTATGCAGATTTAAAAGGATTACAATATGTGACGGCAAATACTCAAACGAATATTTTAGCCGACGAAAGTGTATTTTCAGCTCAGGATGCTATCAAAATTATTGAAATGCGTGCAGCTGATTTAATCAATATCAAGCTAATGAAAACAGGTGGGATTTACCAGGCTCAAAAACTATGTCATGTTGCTGAAGCAAATGGAATCGAATGCATGATTGGTTGCATGTTAGAAACAAAAATTGGCGTTAGCGCGGCTGCTCACTTTGCTGCATCCCAGAAAAACATCACGATGGTCGATTTAGATGGGCCGCTACTTTGTTTGAAAGATCCAGTTGTAGGAGGTCCACATTTTAATAATCAACTAATTAAAATGTCAGACGGTCCTGGGATCGGATTTTCATAA
- a CDS encoding peptide ABC transporter substrate-binding protein: MKKYLLILIACIATVLAACSGGESSNDESVYRILYSGEVKTLNYLKTSDTNEFGVAANLVDGLIEYDKYGVVQPGLAESWTPNEDATVWTFKLREGVKWVTHEGEEYADVKAQDFVDGLHYVLDAKNESSTAWIATVVKNGNAFYEGEITDFSQVGIKALDEYTVEYTLETPTPYFLSMLNYVCFFPVNGDFLAEKGESFGTSGENLLYNGAYVLETFEPQNERILAKNESYWDKDNVLIDKIHYKYNAEANTVAPELFVRGETDQALIPTAILDDWFNDPEKKELVREGTTSFYTYFYALNFDPQFDAEYEPENWKVVVNNKNFRKSLFHGLDRVSAMMTLEPYNPESLLNNTITPKNFVDIDGVDYTQLEPLAPFTNKDSFNKELALEFKEKALAELEGKATFPVKVLMPYNSGMPDWANRAQVIEQQMENLLGKDYIDIIVEAGPSTGFLSEVRRPGKFAFMEVNWGPDFADPSTYTDPFTTGGTYNKPELAEGYVESNGKTKYDNMVEAAKATIETQERYQLFAEAESFLIEEAFVIPYSVQGDGYIASKLNPFDAQFSPFGVTSEKFKGQSVLEKPMSNEEYQEAKAQWEKERAEALAEVNQ; encoded by the coding sequence ATGAAGAAGTATTTACTTATTTTAATTGCGTGCATTGCTACTGTCCTTGCAGCATGTAGTGGTGGGGAATCGTCAAATGATGAATCAGTTTATCGAATTCTATATTCGGGTGAAGTAAAAACATTAAATTACTTAAAAACTTCAGATACAAATGAGTTTGGTGTTGCTGCAAATTTAGTCGATGGCCTAATCGAATACGATAAGTATGGTGTTGTTCAGCCTGGCTTAGCGGAATCTTGGACTCCGAATGAAGATGCTACAGTTTGGACGTTCAAACTTCGCGAAGGAGTCAAATGGGTTACTCATGAAGGTGAAGAATATGCAGATGTTAAAGCACAAGACTTTGTTGATGGTTTACATTATGTACTTGATGCGAAAAACGAATCTTCAACAGCTTGGATTGCAACTGTCGTAAAAAATGGTAATGCGTTTTATGAAGGAGAAATTACAGACTTTTCACAGGTGGGTATAAAAGCACTCGATGAATACACGGTTGAGTATACTTTAGAAACACCAACACCTTACTTCCTTTCTATGCTGAATTATGTATGTTTCTTCCCTGTGAATGGAGACTTCTTAGCTGAAAAAGGAGAAAGCTTTGGTACATCTGGGGAAAACCTTCTTTATAACGGAGCGTATGTGTTAGAAACATTTGAACCGCAAAACGAACGGATCCTTGCGAAAAACGAATCTTACTGGGATAAGGATAATGTATTAATCGATAAAATTCATTACAAATATAATGCAGAAGCGAATACTGTAGCGCCTGAACTATTTGTACGTGGTGAAACAGACCAAGCGCTTATTCCGACAGCTATATTAGATGATTGGTTTAACGATCCAGAGAAAAAAGAACTAGTCCGTGAAGGTACAACAAGCTTCTATACGTATTTCTATGCATTAAATTTTGATCCACAATTTGATGCTGAATATGAGCCGGAAAACTGGAAAGTAGTTGTGAATAACAAAAACTTCCGTAAATCATTATTCCATGGATTAGACCGCGTGTCCGCAATGATGACATTGGAGCCATATAATCCGGAGTCCTTATTAAACAATACAATTACGCCTAAAAACTTTGTAGATATTGATGGCGTAGATTACACGCAATTAGAACCACTCGCACCATTTACAAATAAAGACTCGTTTAACAAAGAATTAGCACTTGAATTTAAAGAAAAAGCATTAGCGGAACTTGAAGGTAAGGCAACATTTCCAGTAAAAGTGCTGATGCCATATAACTCAGGTATGCCAGACTGGGCAAACCGTGCACAAGTAATTGAACAACAAATGGAAAACTTATTGGGTAAAGATTACATTGACATTATTGTTGAAGCAGGACCATCTACAGGATTCTTATCAGAAGTTCGTCGTCCAGGTAAGTTTGCTTTTATGGAAGTAAACTGGGGTCCTGACTTTGCTGACCCATCAACTTATACAGATCCGTTTACAACGGGTGGTACTTATAACAAACCTGAACTTGCAGAGGGATATGTTGAATCGAATGGTAAAACAAAATATGACAATATGGTTGAGGCTGCAAAAGCGACAATTGAAACTCAAGAACGGTATCAGTTATTTGCAGAAGCGGAAAGCTTTTTAATTGAGGAGGCATTTGTTATTCCTTATTCAGTTCAAGGGGACGGATACATTGCATCTAAATTAAATCCATTTGACGCACAGTTCTCACCATTTGGTGTAACTTCAGAGAAATTTAAAGGTCAAAGTGTTTTAGAGAAGCCAATGAGTAATGAAGAATATCAGGAAGCAAAAGCACAATGGGAAAAAGAACGTGCTGAAGCATTAGCAGAAGTAAATCAATAA
- a CDS encoding M55 family metallopeptidase, translated as MKVYISADLEGVTGSTTWIETEKNAPDYEPFQKQMTKEVEAAIEGAIAGGATEILLKDAHDSARNLDISNLPVNVKVIRGWTGDPMCMVAGLEESFDRVIFIGYHSKGGSHRNPLAHTLVTNADVKINGEYASEFLINTYAAALHDVPVAFVSGDVGLTEEICTVNENIVTFATKEGIGHATINVSPQLAISEIRRLVEQAMKIERKDLQVKLPATFHVEIIYRDHTRAFRNSFYPGAKFKPHNTVEFETDNYYEVLRILQFLT; from the coding sequence ATGAAAGTATATATAAGTGCTGATCTTGAAGGTGTAACAGGATCTACAACATGGATTGAAACAGAGAAAAATGCACCAGATTATGAGCCGTTCCAAAAACAAATGACAAAAGAAGTTGAGGCCGCAATTGAAGGTGCAATCGCAGGTGGAGCAACAGAAATATTATTGAAAGATGCTCATGATTCTGCAAGAAATCTAGATATATCTAATTTACCAGTTAACGTCAAAGTAATTCGTGGGTGGACTGGTGATCCAATGTGTATGGTTGCAGGTTTAGAAGAAAGCTTTGATCGTGTTATTTTTATTGGCTACCATAGTAAAGGTGGTAGCCATCGTAATCCTCTTGCACATACGTTAGTCACGAATGCGGATGTTAAAATTAACGGCGAATATGCGAGTGAATTTTTAATTAATACGTATGCAGCAGCTCTTCACGATGTACCAGTCGCTTTTGTAAGTGGAGATGTCGGATTAACGGAAGAGATTTGTACAGTCAATGAAAATATCGTGACGTTTGCAACAAAAGAGGGTATTGGTCATGCAACAATTAACGTTAGTCCTCAACTTGCCATTTCAGAGATACGTAGATTAGTAGAACAAGCAATGAAAATTGAACGTAAAGATTTACAAGTGAAATTACCAGCAACATTTCACGTTGAAATTATTTACCGAGATCATACTAGGGCATTCCGCAATTCATTCTACCCAGGTGCTAAATTTAAGCCACATAATACGGTTGAATTTGAAACAGATAATTATTACGAAGTATTACGTATACTACAGTTTTTAACTTAA
- a CDS encoding ABC transporter permease, with protein MWGYIGKRLLQSVITLFIIITIVFLLLRLLPEEGYLGAAAEKMTPEQQEVFLTNLGLRDPILVQLGNFYADLFRGDLGTSITYRTDVPVVEIIADKIMYSLSLGLGAVALALLIGVPLGILMAQMKGRWLDRLGTGYIVFVVAVPAMVYYLLIQVYITDLFKLPMLFDEDKPLSWILPLVSLALGPIASYAMWMRRYMVDELNKDYIKLARAKGVKEGTLMFSHVMRNAFIPLAQYLPATILFTITGSIYIESLYSVPGMGGLLVDAIQRQDNAVVQGLVLIFSSLGIIGLFLGDIAMAIVDPRIKLGRGESVR; from the coding sequence ATGTGGGGGTATATCGGAAAACGGTTATTACAATCGGTTATAACGCTTTTCATTATCATTACAATTGTTTTCTTATTACTACGTTTATTACCTGAAGAGGGTTATTTAGGGGCAGCAGCTGAGAAAATGACACCTGAGCAACAAGAGGTTTTTCTAACAAATTTAGGATTGCGTGATCCAATACTTGTGCAATTAGGTAATTTTTATGCAGACTTATTTCGTGGGGATTTAGGAACATCTATTACATATCGTACTGATGTACCTGTTGTTGAAATTATTGCTGATAAAATTATGTACTCATTATCTTTAGGATTAGGTGCTGTAGCATTAGCACTTTTAATAGGAGTACCGCTTGGTATTTTGATGGCACAAATGAAGGGACGTTGGCTCGATCGATTAGGGACAGGATATATTGTTTTCGTTGTTGCTGTCCCCGCAATGGTTTATTACCTGTTAATTCAGGTTTATATTACGGACCTCTTTAAATTACCAATGTTGTTTGATGAGGACAAGCCGCTAAGTTGGATTTTACCTCTGGTATCGCTTGCGTTAGGTCCAATTGCATCCTATGCAATGTGGATGCGCCGTTACATGGTAGATGAATTAAACAAAGATTACATTAAACTTGCACGAGCGAAAGGTGTGAAAGAAGGTACTTTAATGTTTAGCCATGTAATGCGAAATGCATTTATACCATTAGCTCAATATTTACCAGCAACGATTCTTTTTACCATAACAGGTTCGATTTATATTGAATCCTTATATTCTGTCCCTGGTATGGGTGGGTTACTCGTAGATGCTATTCAACGTCAAGATAATGCAGTCGTACAAGGTCTTGTTTTAATTTTCTCTTCATTGGGAATTATTGGTTTATTTTTAGGTGATATAGCGATGGCAATAGTAGACCCCCGCATTAAGTTGGGTAGAGGGGAGAGTGTACGATAA
- a CDS encoding P1 family peptidase gives MGKKIRELGIKIGKLPVGVKNCITDVTGVKVGHVTLDYPLHEEGEHACTGVTAILPHGGNLFQEKVTAASYVINGFGKTTGLVQINELGVIESPIMLTNTFGVPAVTQGTLKYMLEENPDIGIVTGTINIVVGECNDSYLNSIRKLPVTPEHAIHAIRNATSEISKEGAIGAGKGMMCFGYKGGIGTSSRIIKVEDENLSYTVGCLVLSNFGDSKEFQYGRYIHEHRKTNPTVPPNDGSIIIIFATDAPLSSRQLKRVIKRCGIGLGRIGSHYSHGSGDIVIGFTTAHTISHSPYKIVESRTQLREDHLIMNELFIAAAETTEEAILNSLSQAETTIGRAGHIVQAFEF, from the coding sequence ATGGGCAAGAAAATACGAGAGTTGGGTATCAAAATAGGGAAATTACCAGTAGGAGTAAAAAACTGTATAACGGATGTAACCGGAGTGAAGGTTGGGCATGTAACATTGGATTATCCGCTTCATGAAGAGGGGGAACATGCATGCACTGGTGTAACCGCAATCCTTCCACATGGGGGGAATCTCTTTCAGGAAAAGGTGACAGCTGCAAGTTATGTCATTAATGGTTTTGGTAAAACTACAGGCCTTGTTCAAATAAATGAATTAGGCGTTATAGAATCACCTATCATGTTAACGAACACATTCGGTGTACCAGCTGTAACCCAAGGTACTTTAAAATATATGCTTGAAGAAAACCCGGATATCGGAATTGTAACAGGTACAATTAATATAGTGGTAGGAGAATGTAATGATAGCTATTTAAATTCAATTAGAAAATTACCAGTAACACCCGAACACGCAATTCATGCAATCCGTAATGCGACTTCAGAGATTTCAAAAGAAGGTGCTATTGGTGCGGGAAAAGGTATGATGTGTTTTGGATATAAAGGAGGAATCGGTACTTCTTCGAGAATAATTAAAGTGGAAGATGAAAACCTCTCATACACAGTGGGCTGTTTAGTATTAAGTAATTTTGGTGATAGCAAAGAATTTCAGTATGGACGGTACATCCATGAGCATCGAAAAACAAATCCAACTGTACCACCAAATGATGGATCAATTATTATCATTTTTGCTACAGATGCTCCATTAAGTAGTAGACAATTAAAAAGAGTTATTAAGCGGTGTGGTATTGGTCTAGGACGAATTGGCAGTCATTATTCCCATGGAAGTGGTGACATCGTAATCGGTTTTACAACTGCACATACAATATCTCATTCTCCGTACAAAATAGTAGAATCGAGGACGCAGTTGCGAGAGGACCATTTAATCATGAATGAGCTATTTATTGCTGCAGCTGAAACGACAGAAGAGGCAATCTTAAATTCATTATCTCAAGCTGAAACGACAATCGGACGAGCTGGTCATATCGTTCAAGCTTTTGAATTTTAA